Proteins from a genomic interval of Toxotes jaculatrix isolate fToxJac2 chromosome 5, fToxJac2.pri, whole genome shotgun sequence:
- the si:dkeyp-73b11.8 gene encoding BPTI/Kunitz domain-containing protein, which yields MKHLLFWGIAFAALYVGHSRTPDFCLLAPEQGDGPTFTPYLYYDAAKDQCNPFLYKGTGGNANRFQNERECMRNCSDNAEWFYPRDETQACHFKKAKGICGGQYLRYYYDSVHDKCKKFLWSGCVGNGNRFFDYDSCNATCAGIHDDGDEEEEDEPDTPIAIICGVLLAVIVAAIIITVTVLTVKSKKKSSKAPGKSKDPKSDLPLREQGIEMA from the exons ATTTCTGTCTGCTGGCCCCCGAACAAGGTGATGGCCCAACCTTTACCCCCTATTTGTATTACGATGCCGCCAAAGACCAGTGCAATCCTTTCCTATACAAAGGCACAGGAGGAAATGCCAACCGTTTTCAAAATGAAAGGGAGTGCATGAGAAACTGTTCCGACAATGCAGAGTGGTTCTACCCCAGGGATG AAACTCAAGCTTGCCACTTCAAAAAGGCCAAAGGTATTTGTGGTGGTCAGTATCTGAGATACTATTATGATTCTGTTCATGACAAATGCAAAAAGTTCCTTTGGTCTGGTTGCGTTGGAAACGGAAACAGATTTTTCGACTATGACAGCTGCAATGCCACATGTGCTGGCATCCACG atgatggtgatgaagaggaggaggacgagccAGACACTCCTATTG CAATCATCTGTGGAGTTTTGCTAGCTGTGATTGTTGCCGCtatcatcatcactgtgacCGTCTTGACCGTTAAGtcaaa GAAGAAGAGCTCCAAGGCTCCAGGGAAAAGTAAAGACCCCAAGTCTGACTTACCTCTTCGCGAGCAGGGAATTGAAATGGCATAG
- the usp3 gene encoding ubiquitin carboxyl-terminal hydrolase 3, protein MECSHLNSNVSCAVDSSRFPNGTPSSWCCNVCRSNKSPWICLTCLVVHCGRYVNGHAKKHFEEAQVLGISQRKGEKQEKEKSHHSVCMDCSNYSVFCYRCDEFVVNDTKLGQVQKVREHLQSLENSALMGDRQRKRKLQESPAPDSKLLKDNDGTALGATGLRNLGNTCFMNAILQSLSNIEQFSCYFKELPAVALRSGKTAGRRMYHTRSQGDNSVSLVEEFRKTLCSLWQGSQTAFSPDSLFYAIWKIMPSFRGYQQQDAHEFMRYLLDHLHRELQYSRNGASLPVSPQDGVRLSTAEGKCCINGTASVVTSIFGGILQNEVNCLICGTESRKFDPFLDLSLDIPSQFRQKRSKDQEPGPTCTLRDCLRSFTDLEELDETELYYCHKCKKRQKSTKKFWIQKLPKVLCLHLKRFHWTAFLRNKVDTYVEFPLKGLDMRGYLLEPENSLPGSCLYDLVAVVVHHGSGVGSGHYTAYGSHKGRWYHFNDSTVTLTNEDTVRKAKAYILFYVERTGQVASDKAATNSTATDKAAVDTAAMDSVCSEAVAPDEVAADTVATDGVLMDAAASHMVTLGEKAPDNATLENVGRDMAALVEADTDRDTSDKAATEEASQAIQTVAQ, encoded by the exons ATGGAGTGCTCTCATCTGAACTCAAACGTGAGCTGCGCTGTCGATTCCTCCAGGTTCCCTAACGGTACGCCGTCCTCCTGGTGTTGCAACG TTTGCAGGTCTAATAAAAGTCCTTGGATTTGCCTTACCTGTCTGGTGGTTCACTGTGGAAG atatGTCAATGGACATGCAAAGAAGCACTTTGAAGAGGCTCAAGTCCTTGGCATTAGTCAAAGGAAGGGTgagaaacaggagaaagagaaatccCATCACTCTGTCTGCATGGACTGCAGCAACTACAGCGTATTTTG TTACAGATGTGATGAATTTGTTGTCAATGACACCAAACTTGGACAGGTGCAGAAGGTGAGGGAACATCTTCAGAGTTTAGAAAA CTCAGCACTGATGGGcgacagacagaggaaaagaaaacttCAGGAGAGCCCAGCTCCAGACAGCAAACTGTTAAAAGACAAT GATGGGACAGCTTTAGGTGCTACAGGCCTGCGGAACTTGGGCAACACATGCTTCATGAACGCCATTCTGCAGTCCCTCAG CAACATCGAGCAGTTCAGCTGTTATTTCAAGGAGTTGCCTGCTGTAGCTCTACGCAGTGGTAAGACAGCAGGAAGAAGGATGTACCACACCCGCAGCCAAGGGGACAACAGTGT GTCTTTGGTGGAGGAGTTCAGGAAAACCCTTTGTTCCCTTTGGCAAGGGAGCCAGACCGCCTTCAGTCCAGACTCCTTATTTTATGCCATATGGAAAATCATGCCAAGTTTCAG ggGCTATCAGCAGCAGGATGCCCATGAATTCATGCGTTACCTGCTGGACCACCTCCACAGGGAGCTCCAGTACAGTCGCAACGGGGCGTCTCTCCCAGTCTCACCTCAGGATGGGGTCAGACTCTCCACAGCGGAGGGCAAATGCTGCAT AAATGGGACTGCCAGTGTTGTCACATCAATTTTTGGGGGAATACTTCAGAATGAAGTCAACTGCCTGATATGTGGGACAGAATCTcggaagtttgatccatttcttG aTCTGTCTTTGGACATTCCCAGCCAGTTCAGGCAAAAGAGAAGTAAGGACCAGGAGCCAGGGCCAACATGCACCTTACGcg actGCTTACGTAGCTTCACTGACCTGGAAGAACTTGATGAAACCGAGCTGTACTATTGCCATAAGTGTAAAAAGCGACAGAAATCCACTAAGAAGTTCTGGATCCAGAAACTTCCGAAG GTTTTGTGTCTGCACCTAAAAAGGTTCCACTGGACGGCCTTTTTGAGAAACAAGGTTGATACCTATGTGGAATTCCCACTGAAAGGCCTGGACATGAGAGGCTACTTACTTGAG CCAGAGAACTCACTACCAGGGAGCTGCCTGTATGACCTTGTTGCTGTCGTAGTGCATCATGGTTCCGG GGTTGGATCAGGGCATTATACAGCATATGGCAGCCACAAGGGCCGCTGGTACCACTTCAACGACAGCACAGTAACTCTGACTAATGAGGACACAGTGAGAAAGGCCAAGGCCTACATCCTCTTCTACGTGGAGAGGACTGGTCAGGTGGCCTCAGACAAGGCTGCCACGAACAGCACAGCCACAGACAAAGCTGCTGTGGACACGGCAGCGATGGACAGTGTTTGTTCAGAAGCAGTTGCTCCAGACGAGGTTGCCGCAGACACGGTAGCCACGGACGGTGTTTTGATGGATGCGGCAGCCTCACACATGGTTACCTTGGGCGAGAAAGCCCCAGATAATGCCACGCTGGAAAATGTGGGCAGAGACATGGCTGCACTGGTCGAAGCTGACACAGATAGGGATACCTCAGACAAGGCTGCAACAGAGGAAGCTAGCCAAGCTATACAAACGGTTGCACAGTGA
- the fbxl22 gene encoding F-box and leucine-rich protein 22, whose protein sequence is MHLTQLNHECLLHLFSFLDKDSRRNLSLTCHQLREVFLDPCLWNLLHFSSPCQLRRDNFVLGPSLRYLTICWYSSRVLQVCNIEDWLKSSFQKDICSKHESLVSTFLAHVCHMCPNLLELSLSGCGHITDQDVISVLQSCRKLRCLHLENCVRITNCSLEGVVAHGDSLEEVKVDFCRNITQEGLQAVREKRPGIQLSAERSADMIPDSKPEERVPLRRTLQKVLQFS, encoded by the exons ATGCACCTCACCCAACTCAACCATGAGTGTCTCCTTcaccttttctccttcctggACAAGGACAGCCGGAGGAATTTGTCCCTTACCTGTCATCAGCTGCGTGAGGTCTTCCTGGACCCCTGTCTCTGGAATCTACTCCACTTCAGCTCCCCGTGTCAGCTGAGGAGGGACAACTTTGTGCTGGGACCTTCTTTGCGTTACTTGACTATTTGCTGGTATTCCAGCAGGGTCCTGCAAGTGTGCAACATCGAGGACTGGCTGAAGAGCTCGTTTCAGAAGGATATCTGCAGTAAACATGAGAGCCTCGTCAGCACTTTCCTGGCCCATGTCTGCCACat GTGTCCCAACCTGCTGGAGCTAAGCCTGTCTGGCTGTGGACACATCACTGACCAAGATGTGATCTCcgtgctgcagagctgcaggaagCTTCGCTGCCTCCACCTGGAGAACTGCGTCCGCATCACCAACTGCAGCCTGGAGGGTGTGGTGGCTCATGGAGACAGTCTGGAGGAGGTGAAGGTGGACTTTTGCAGGAACATCACTCAAGAGGGGTTGCAGGCTGTCAGGGAAAAGAGGCCAGGCATCCAGCTGAGTGCAGAGAGGAGCGCTGATATGATCCCTGACAGCAAGCCTGAGGAGAGGGTGCCACTCAGGAGGACGTTGCAGAAAGTCCTGCAGTTCTCCTGA